GCTGTACGTGGGGCTGCGGTTCTGGTAGACAGAGGGCTCGGGCCGGGAGTACGCAGCTGGCCCAGGGCCCCCTGCCACGTTCTCCTTGTAGAACCAGCTCTTGTGCTCCGAGGAAAGACTATAGCAAGGAGCAGCTCGGCTGACAGGGTTGCTGGGCCCCAACAAGAGGGGCAGCTGGTACTGGTTGGGGGCTGGATTGGGGTCCAGCACTCTGTATGGGCACCGGTGGCCGAAGGCATACTGGGGAGCCCTGCGTTCCCCAGGTGGGTGGATCTTCTCCAAGTAGTAATGGCAGGAGGCTGGGTTGGGGCTCAGGCCTGCAAGTGGATGAATGGAGGGGAGGGTTTCAGGTGGGAGCCAGGCTGTCTCCTGGTGTCCGGCTGATGGTGGAGAGCCGAGTGTCTTGGGTAGCCTGACGTGACTTTCCTATAGCCCCTTCGTCGTCAGGCAAGGACACCACCGCCCCTGCATAGGGCTGTGGGCAGGGGAAGGGACCTTGGCCACCCTGACGTGAGGACTGACGCTGTTATCATAATATGAAATCACAAGTGTCATCAGAACGTCACCCTTGGAATGTCCGCATCCTGTTAGCATCCCCGTGATGGCCTCCAGAAAGCATCCTGAAATCACTAGTCTGTGAGCTCGTTAGCATGATGATATCCCTGATGCAACAGGAGCCCCGTGACAGTTTTATCATAACATCTACCCAGTGACATATACGTGTAACGTCGGCTTCAAGACGTAAGCACTGTGATGACACAGACATGGTGACATCAGTGTCTTGATGAAACATTGCAGGAAAATGCCAGGGTCAAAAGACACACCTGGCAAAGGGGAGTCAAAACCCTTTGTCCCTGCTCAGGTGCTAAGGGCGGCCCCCATTCCCCATCTTCCCAACCCCCACGTCCCCCTCCTATCCCGTCTCACGCAGGTTAGAGATGCGCTCCTCCATGGGGACTTGCGGGCAGCTGGACATTCCAAACCGAGTTATTTTGGGATCCAAGAAACAGCAAGGCCCAGAGCTGCAAATGTCCATGATCCCTGCAAGGCAGCCAGAGAGGCGCGGTCAGCCCCAGAGGCCACCCTCGGGTGAGCCGCGACTGCCTCCCTGTGAGATCCCCTGGCCCAGTAGAGAAGTGAGGGCTCCCTTCTGATTCCCTGGACTCCTGGGTGTTTCCCAaccttgatttcttcatctgcaaaatggggcttTTAACGAGTGGCCTACCAGCCTCAAGAGCTTGCTCAGAGAAATAGATCGGAGAACAGCTGCTCGGCAGCGTGGTCAGCCCCCATCAGGGACTGGTGCCAAAGGGCATAACTGGCACGGGGGCTATTGTTAGTACTAAGAaggggcccagcccagggcaggggcttcCCTGCTGAGGAGGCCACAGCACGCCAGGGAGGGACCCAGCTGGCCTCTAGATCTCAGCGCCCCGGGTACACCCCTCGACGCCCCCGCACATGCTCTCCTCTCCCTGGCCTTGACCGGCAGCCAGAGCTCTTCTGTGGCTTCCTGCTCTTGCCCTTCCAGCTGGTTCTAAGCCACTGGGGAGCCACCATTCCCACCAgttcccccactccccagctATTTCTGCCCAGCTTCTGTGGCAAGTGAACCCACAGCAGCCAGAGCTAAAGGGCCCCAGCCCGAGAGAAGACTCAGGCGTCTGGACAGTGCCCGTGGCCCCTCTAGCTCCCTCCAGGGCCCAGCTGGGAGCTACCCGCAGAGTGGCCTATGGAGGGATGCGCCACCTGAGCAGCCCTGCTGGCTTCCTTCTGGCCCCAGTGGGCCTCCTGGGTGTCCTCTTCAGGGTGACCTCGGTTCCCAGGGTCCCCTGGCTATGGACAGTGGCTCCCTGCCCCTCACTGCTGCCCCAAACATCCAACGATAATAACCCTAAGCCTGAAGGGCTGAAGGGCTGACTGGCACGGGCATGGCGAGCACGTACGCTTCTCCGAGTGCCTGGCATGCAGAGTACAGGCCGGCTCCTGGAACATGGAGATGTCATGGTCTAAGTAGCCCGTGCAGGACGGCCGGAGGTACTTGGCAGGGCCCGGACCTGCAAGGATGGACAGGGCAGCCCTCAGCCTCGACCCACTGGTGAGAGGCAGGGGATGCCCCAAAGGCAGTGTGCCATGAGAACACCAGGGTCCTTGCTCTGCCGACCCACACTGCCACAAACCCCACCATCGAGCTTCCTTTAGGGAAAGACAATGCTCCCAGACAATGCTCCCAGTGTGCCTTAGGCGGGCAATGTGTGATACAAAAGATAAGAGTCACAATTAACCGAGAACTTACTCTGCACCAAGCACCGCAGCGAAGTGTTTTACACCGATTATTTCAGCTAAGCCTCCTAACAGCTCCGTAACGCTAATAGTATTGTgtttcccatcttacagatgagaaaattgagacttaGAAATAGTTCACCCAAAGTCACGCAAGCCTGGTAATGTGAAAACCCTGAGACAATCAGCCAACAGAACCCCAAATATAAAATCACGTACTAAACCACCTCCCACGTAGACCAACAATCAGTCATTAACAATGTAGTAAGAATTAGTTTGCTTTCAGTTGAGAGTAAGATTTGAGACACGTGAGGCCGGCCAGCTGCGAGTGAGCTAAATGTTCCTTTGACTCCCTTTTTCCCAGAACTGGCCTCACTTCATACGCcatgctccctcccacccctagCCCCCTGACAATTCCCCGCAGCCAATACTGCCTCTCGGGTTAAGCTTGAAGGTATGGATGTCTGTGGGCATGGAGGAGAGTCCTGAGGAGCTCTGCGGCTGGGCTACCTTCGGGGGCCTGCAGAGGGGAGAGGCCAAGCTCAGGGCAGGGGCCTGCTCTCACCTCTGATCATTGCCATGATCACGGGGCTCTGCTTTATCTCCTGCCACGAGGGCACCTGAACTTCTTCCTCTGGGTGCTGCCCATAGAACACCGAGTTCCTGGCCCCCTTGGGCAGTTTCATGGCTGCGGCCCAGGAGGGGTCCAAGTGGTCAGCGAGGAGCTAGGCCTGTATGAAGCCTGTCCCAGATGCCCCCCACCAGGCCCTGTGTCCACTCTCTCCCCCACTCGGGAGGCTGCATGGGGGTTGGGAAGGAAGTGGAGCCTCTGGCTTGAGCAGCTGAGGCCGTCTGGGGTGCAGCCAGCCACAGGACCCAGCAGGCTAGAGCTAGGATGACATCATCGCAGAACTTGGACTGTGAAACCCGGAGTGTTTATTTCCCCCAGTTACCGTGGCAGCTCAGCTATAGAACCCTGAAAACTAGGCCCCACGGCTCCCTACTCCCAACCAGGCAACACAGCCTGAGGGTGCCCAAAACCCTGGgtcagggaaggaaaagg
This portion of the Vulpes lagopus strain Blue_001 chromosome 2, ASM1834538v1, whole genome shotgun sequence genome encodes:
- the ODF3L1 gene encoding outer dense fiber protein 3-like protein 1; protein product: MKLPKGARNSVFYGQHPEEEVQVPSWQEIKQSPVIMAMIRGPGPAKYLRPSCTGYLDHDISMFQEPACTLHARHSEKRIMDICSSGPCCFLDPKITRFGMSSCPQVPMEERISNLRLSPNPASCHYYLEKIHPPGERRAPQYAFGHRCPYRVLDPNPAPNQYQLPLLLGPSNPVSRAAPCYSLSSEHKSWFYKENVAGGPGPAAYSRPEPSVYQNRSPTYSMAKQFAYPTDRTPRPGPGSHNAQQVTVHKPCAPAFSMGIKHSPHLCPLVIDIQD